Proteins encoded by one window of Acidimicrobiales bacterium:
- a CDS encoding cyclic nucleotide-binding domain-containing protein gives MTSTNTETTEAIMIKQDPKVEQLARFALFSACSKKELQRLATIVDRVDIDADHVLCREGAPARECFFLIDGEVQVSIGGRYLGTVGAGEVLGEMALLNRRPRVATAVTTTRVSTYVIHTSQFRTLVEEMPGIALSLLNTLSDRLAELELATA, from the coding sequence ATGACCTCCACGAACACCGAGACCACGGAGGCGATCATGATCAAGCAGGACCCGAAGGTGGAGCAGCTCGCACGCTTCGCCCTCTTCAGCGCTTGCTCGAAGAAGGAGCTCCAGCGGCTGGCGACGATCGTCGACCGCGTCGACATCGACGCCGACCACGTGCTCTGCCGGGAGGGGGCGCCGGCACGCGAGTGCTTCTTCCTCATCGACGGCGAGGTGCAGGTCTCCATCGGGGGCCGCTACCTCGGGACCGTGGGGGCCGGAGAGGTCCTCGGTGAGATGGCGCTGCTGAACCGCCGGCCGAGGGTCGCCACCGCGGTGACCACCACGCGGGTGAGCACCTATGTCATCCACACCTCACAGTTCAGGACGCTGGTCGAGGAGATGCCCGGCATCGCCCTGTCGCTGCTCAACACCCTCAGCGACCGCCTGGCCGAGCTGGAGCTCGCCACCGCCTAG
- a CDS encoding CoA transferase, whose product MGVLDGIRVLDFGRYIAGPYCAALLGDLGADVIRVERREGGEDRWITPVTSDGVGSMYLQCNRGKRGLTLDPTTAEGREVVARLVATADVVIANLPPAALLSMGLDDATLREVKPDVILVTTTAFGAGGDWSDKVGFDGLAQAASGNMAMSGPPGAPSRSSAPYVDFSTATLSALSVMAALRHRDQTGEGQLIEAALLRTALTWNSPTLAEQAMLGVDRTSTHNRSQTAGPADTFRTRDGWLMCAVIGPSQFRKWAAMIGRPDLVDDERFGDDLARGDHGEALSAYMAAWCADRSTDECLDAMAEARIPGGPVLTPQEALDLPHVRQIGVFEEVEYPTAARPVPIARFPVELSASPGAVHGRAPELGEHTDEILAELGYDPAAVDALREAGVV is encoded by the coding sequence ATGGGCGTGCTCGACGGCATCCGGGTGCTCGACTTCGGCCGCTACATCGCGGGCCCCTACTGCGCCGCCCTGCTCGGCGACCTCGGGGCCGACGTCATCCGCGTCGAACGCCGGGAGGGCGGGGAGGACCGCTGGATCACACCGGTGACCAGCGATGGTGTGGGCTCGATGTACCTGCAGTGCAACCGGGGCAAGCGGGGCCTCACGCTGGATCCGACCACGGCCGAAGGGCGCGAGGTCGTCGCCCGCCTGGTGGCCACCGCCGACGTGGTGATCGCCAACCTGCCGCCCGCCGCCCTGTTGTCCATGGGGCTCGACGATGCCACCCTGCGGGAGGTCAAGCCCGACGTCATCCTCGTCACCACCACCGCGTTCGGCGCCGGCGGTGACTGGAGCGACAAGGTCGGCTTCGACGGCCTGGCCCAGGCGGCGTCGGGGAACATGGCGATGAGCGGCCCGCCCGGCGCGCCCTCGCGTTCGTCGGCGCCCTACGTCGACTTCTCCACCGCCACCCTGTCGGCGCTCTCGGTCATGGCGGCGCTGCGCCACCGGGACCAGACCGGCGAGGGTCAGCTGATCGAGGCCGCGCTGCTGCGCACCGCCCTCACCTGGAACAGCCCGACCCTCGCGGAGCAGGCGATGCTCGGCGTCGACCGCACGTCCACCCACAACCGGTCGCAGACCGCGGGGCCCGCCGACACCTTCCGCACCCGCGACGGCTGGCTGATGTGCGCGGTGATCGGCCCGTCGCAGTTCCGGAAGTGGGCGGCGATGATCGGCCGCCCCGACCTGGTCGACGACGAGCGCTTCGGCGACGACCTCGCCCGCGGCGACCACGGCGAGGCCCTTTCGGCGTACATGGCGGCGTGGTGCGCCGACCGCAGCACCGACGAGTGCCTCGACGCCATGGCCGAGGCGAGGATCCCGGGGGGACCGGTGCTCACGCCCCAAGAGGCGCTCGACCTCCCGCACGTTCGCCAGATCGGCGTGTTCGAGGAGGTCGAGTACCCGACGGCGGCGAGGCCCGTTCCGATCGCCCGCTTCCCCGTCGAGCTGTCGGCCTCGCCTGGTGCCGTCCACGGCCGCGCCCCGGAGCTGGGGGAGCACACCGACGAGATCCTCGCCGAGCTCGGTTACGACCCCGCCGCCGTCGACGCCCTCCGGGAGGCGGGGGTGGTTTGA
- a CDS encoding alpha/beta hydrolase, with the protein MPDVPAPLPHAPRWFHRALEVPFTDEEVQVDGAAVHYLAWGQPGQRGLVFVHGGGAHAHWWTHVAATFAPGYRVLAVDLSGHGDSGRRDAYDFEQWTDEVVAVAAAGGVDGPPVVVGHSMGGFVTIATAARHGDRLAGVVVCDSPVTEADPEVTSSRHDAFGRPRVYASVDEALGRFRTVPPQEHYLDYVVDHVARRSLRPVEGGWEWKFDRRVFEQFAGSMRAVALPYLEQVQCRFALLRSERGLVTPGIGASMYEVLGRVAPVIELPEAGHHAMLDQPLLLLTALRTLLADWDHSEPHRAAG; encoded by the coding sequence ATGCCCGACGTGCCTGCGCCCCTGCCCCACGCCCCCAGGTGGTTCCACCGGGCGCTCGAGGTGCCCTTCACCGACGAGGAGGTGCAGGTCGACGGCGCCGCGGTGCACTACCTGGCGTGGGGTCAGCCCGGTCAGCGGGGCCTCGTCTTCGTGCACGGCGGGGGCGCCCACGCCCACTGGTGGACCCACGTTGCCGCCACCTTCGCGCCCGGGTACCGGGTGCTCGCCGTCGACCTGTCGGGCCACGGCGACAGCGGCCGTCGCGACGCCTACGACTTCGAGCAGTGGACCGACGAGGTGGTGGCCGTGGCAGCCGCCGGGGGCGTCGACGGCCCGCCGGTGGTGGTTGGCCACAGCATGGGTGGCTTCGTCACCATCGCCACCGCAGCACGCCACGGTGACCGCCTGGCCGGCGTCGTGGTGTGCGACTCGCCCGTGACCGAGGCCGACCCCGAGGTCACCTCCTCCCGCCACGACGCCTTCGGCCGCCCGCGTGTCTACGCCTCGGTGGACGAGGCACTCGGGCGTTTCCGCACGGTGCCGCCCCAGGAGCACTACCTGGACTACGTCGTGGACCACGTCGCCCGCCGGTCGCTGCGCCCCGTGGAGGGCGGCTGGGAGTGGAAGTTCGATCGGCGGGTGTTCGAGCAGTTCGCCGGGTCCATGCGGGCGGTGGCGCTGCCGTACCTGGAGCAGGTGCAGTGCCGCTTCGCCCTCCTGCGCTCGGAGCGCGGCCTGGTGACGCCGGGCATCGGCGCCTCCATGTACGAGGTGCTCGGCCGCGTGGCGCCGGTGATCGAGCTGCCTGAGGCCGGTCACCACGCCATGCTGGACCAGCCGCTGCTCCTGCTCACCGCACTGCGGACGCTGCTCGCCGACTGGGACCACTCCGAACCCCATCGGGCGGCCGGCTGA
- a CDS encoding TetR/AcrR family transcriptional regulator translates to MSQEVSAAATGDGEAKVDGRHARRAANREAILAALAALHREGDLSPSTTTIAERAGLSARSLFRYFDDVDDLNRAAIEAQLALVQPLLRVDAHAADATDVKVERLAASRSELFEVMAPTARVARMVAPRHEVVAAQLAEGRAFWREQVRRLFAPELAAMGRAEADLALASADVLCSFESYELLRHDHGLTSAKATATMRHGLTALFAPTG, encoded by the coding sequence ATGAGCCAGGAGGTGTCAGCCGCCGCGACGGGCGACGGGGAGGCCAAGGTCGACGGGCGCCACGCCCGTCGGGCGGCCAACCGCGAGGCCATCCTGGCCGCCCTGGCCGCCCTGCACCGTGAGGGCGACCTGTCGCCGAGCACGACCACCATCGCCGAGCGGGCGGGGCTCTCCGCCCGCTCCCTCTTCCGCTACTTCGACGACGTCGACGACCTCAACCGGGCCGCCATCGAGGCGCAGCTGGCCCTGGTCCAGCCGCTCCTGCGGGTCGATGCCCACGCCGCCGACGCCACCGACGTCAAGGTCGAACGTCTGGCCGCGAGCCGGTCCGAGCTGTTCGAGGTCATGGCGCCCACGGCCCGGGTGGCACGCATGGTCGCCCCCCGCCACGAGGTCGTCGCCGCCCAGCTGGCGGAGGGCCGGGCCTTCTGGCGGGAGCAGGTCCGCCGGCTCTTCGCCCCCGAGCTGGCGGCGATGGGCCGGGCCGAGGCCGACCTGGCGCTGGCGTCTGCCGACGTCCTGTGCTCCTTCGAGTCCTACGAGCTCCTGCGCCACGACCACGGCCTCACCAGCGCGAAGGCGACGGCGACCATGCGCCACGGCCTCACCGCCCTCTTCGCCCCCACCGGGTGA